In Mustela lutreola isolate mMusLut2 chromosome 1, mMusLut2.pri, whole genome shotgun sequence, one genomic interval encodes:
- the TMEM271 gene encoding transmembrane protein 271, which yields MKWSVRGACAALSSCLLLACALSAAAVGLKCFSLGSELRGEPFRLGAAAGAFYSGLLLAAGLSLLGAALLCCGPRDAPLAGPGPGPGLGVPAAPAGAPEAAPGEPGAAAGPSGPVNSQNLLLLGVLVFMLGVLSAFAGAVIDGDTVSLVERKYSHYCLPPRAPAAAPGPAPGPAAAAPGPAPGAQRARSTLDSATSAKCRQLKDYQRGLVLSTVFNSLECLLGLLSLLLVKNYRSSQARRGRRGRRRGGRALARPRGGPGLRAQPSASRARRGRRGRRGRRLQPRPSEASILSPEESDFTAPGDCAGFAAHHAVSYINVGVFHAFDEAGVEVCCGGHPSVELPGYAPSDPDLNASYPYCCRPPCEAGRPWEPSPAC from the coding sequence ATGAAGTGGAGCGTCCGCGGGGCCTGCGCCGcgctctcctcctgcctcctgctcgCCTGCGCGCTCAGCGCCGCCGCCGTCGGCCTCAAGTGCTTCTCGCTGGGCTCGGAGCTGCGCGGGGAGCCGTTCCGGCTGGGGGCGGCCGCCGGCGCCTTCTACTCGGGGCTGTTGCTGGCCGCCGGCCTCTCGCTGCTCGGCGCCGCCCTGCTCTGCTGCGGGCCCCGGGACGCGCCCCtcgcggggccggggccgggcccgGGGCTTGGGGTCCCCGCGGCCCCGGCAGGGGCTCCAGAGGCCGCGCCGGGAGAGCCGGGGGCCGCAGCCGGGCCCTCAGGGCCAGTGAACAGCCAGAACCTGCTCCTGCTCGGCGTTCTCGTCTTCATGCTCGGGGTCCTCAGCGCCTTCGCGGGCGCCGTGATCGACGGCGACACCGTGTCCCTAGTGGAACGCAAGTACTCCCACTACTGTCTGCCGCCCCGCGCGCCGGCCGCGGCCCCCGGTCCGGCCCCGGGCCCCGCGGCTGccgcccccggcccggcccccggCGCGCAGCGCGCCCGCAGCACCCTGGACAGCGCCACGTCCGCCAAGTGCCGCCAGCTGAAGGACTACCAGCGTGGCCTGGTGCTTTCCACCGTCTTCAACTCGCTCGAGTGCCTCCTGGGCCTGCTCAGCCTCCTGCTGGTCAAGAACTACAGGTCGTCGCAGGCTCGGCGTGGCCGGCGCGGCCGGCGGAGGGGAGGCCGGGCCCTGGCGCGACCCCGCGGCGGCCCCGGGCTCCGCGCTCAACCATCAGCCTCCCGGGcgcggcggggccggcggggccggcggggccgGCGGCTGCAGCCGCGGCCGAGCGAGGCTTCCATCCTGTCCCCGGAGGAGTCGGACTTCACCGCCCCGGGGGACTGCGCGGGCTTCGCGGCGCACCACGCTGTCTCCTACATCAACGTGGGCGTCTTCCACGCGTTCGACGAGGCGGGTGTGGAGGTGTGCTGCGGGGGGCACCCGTCGGTGGAGCTGCCGGGGTACGCGCCCTCGGACCCCGACCTCAACGCCTCCTACCCCTACTGCTGCCGGCCACCTTGCGAGGCGGGGCGCCCGTGGGAGCCAAGCCCGGCCTGCTGA